The Syngnathus typhle isolate RoL2023-S1 ecotype Sweden linkage group LG3, RoL_Styp_1.0, whole genome shotgun sequence genome window below encodes:
- the zgc:92360 gene encoding arf-GAP with dual PH domain-containing protein 1, whose product MSTRALREILQTPGNGTCADCGAADPDWASTSLGVFICLACSGIHRNIPDVSKVKSLSLSHWEDHEIQFMAEKGNERMKSKYEAAVPVYYYKPSHKDCQVLKEQWIRAKYERKEFSQPGNKFTYEEATRDGALMKRGRDNGQFLSRRFVLSEREGTLKYFTKHDAKEPKAVIKVDSINATFQPDKIGHPNGLQITYLKDYSTRNIFLYHDSGKEIVNWFNSIRAVQLHYMKVAFPGATDAELVPKLTHNFLKEGYMEKTGPRQTEGFKKRWFTLDQRRLMYYKDPLDAFAKGEVFLGSKEHYSVSAGLPAGTYCNGAWRHGITIVTPDRCFLFTCESEAEQHDWLKLFDDVMSAQMSPQEYTMEALLKHRH is encoded by the exons ATGTCCACTCGGGCACTCAGGGAAATCTTGCAGACGCCAGGAAATGGCACCTGTGCAGACTGCGGGGCAGCAG ATCCCGACTGGGCTTCCACCTCCTTGGGGGTTTTCATCTGTCTGGCCTGTTCCGGAATCCACCGCAACATTCCCGACGTCAGCAAGGTGAAGTCTCTGAGTCTTTCCCACTGGGAGGACCACGAGATCCAG TTCATGGCGGAGAAGGGAAACGAGCGGATGAAGAGCAAATACGAGGCGGCCGTTCCCGTCTACTATTACAAGCCGTCGCACAAAGACTGCCA GGTCCTGAAGGAGCAATGGATACGAGCAAAGTACGAGCGCAAGGAATTCAGCCAACCCGGCAACAAGTTTACCTATGAGGAAG CCACCAGGGACGGCGCCTTGAtgaaaagggggcgggacaaCGGGCAGTTCCTCAGCAGGCGATTCGTCCTCTCCGAGAGGGAGGGCACGCTCAAGTACTTCACCAAGCACGAT GCCAAGGAGCCCAAAGCGGTGATCAAGGTGGACAGCATCAACGCCACCTTCCAGCCCGACAAGATCGGCCACCCCAACGGCCTGCAGATCACGTACCTCAAAGACTACAGCACCCGCAACATTTTCCTTTACCACGACAGCGGCAAG GAGATCGTCAACTGGTTCAATTCCATCCGAGCCGTCCAGCTTCACTACATGAAGGTGGCCTTTCCCGGAGCCACGGACGCCGAG CTGGTCCCCAAACTTACCCACAACTTCCTGAAGGAGGGCTACATGGAGAAGACGGGTCCCAGG CAAACTGAAGGCTTCAAGAAACGTTGGTTCACTTTGGACCAGAGACGACTCATGTACTACAAGGACCCTCTG GACGCCTTCGCCAAGGGCGAGGTTTTCCTGGGCAGCAAGGAGCACTACAGCGTCTCGGCCGGCCTGCCCGCCGGCACCTACTGCAACGGCGCCTGGCGCCACGGCATCACCATCGTCACGCCCGACCGCTGCTTCCTGTTCACCTGCGAGTCGGAGGCCGAGCAGCACGACTGGCTCAAGCTCTTCGATGACGTCATGAGCGCTCAGATGTCCCCCCAGGAGTACACCA TGGAGGCTTTGTTGAAGCACAGACATTGA